The Vicia villosa cultivar HV-30 ecotype Madison, WI unplaced genomic scaffold, Vvil1.0 ctg.006566F_1_1, whole genome shotgun sequence genome includes a window with the following:
- the LOC131643013 gene encoding protein RISC-INTERACTING CLEARING 3'-5' EXORIBONUCLEASE 2-like: MAKGYEVSFDLRGFQIKTTVTYDCNEIEKHLSSFFLPSINHQTKVIGFDVEWCMEYCKEPRIIAKSNCATLELYDGHSCLIIQLNRLPKFYGSTPLTDSVYRRLLKFLRQPNVTFVGVGIKNNLAKLEKHYGLGIRNAVELGPLAAAAMRMPRLSYCGVDELAFVLHGFHLGEHRPSTEDCDWASSPLSKELAQVATVNVYSYYKIGSTLLQSNDVGSDDTVLVRVW, translated from the coding sequence ATGGCCAAGGGTTACGAGGTGTCGTTTGATCTAAGAGGATTCCAAATTAAAACCACAGTAACATATGATTGCAATGAGATTGAGAAACATCTATCTTCTTTCTTCCTCCCTTCTATTAACCATCAAACCAAAGTAATCGGGTTTGACGTTGAGTGGTGTATGGAATATTGTAAAGAACCAAGGATTATCGCAAAGTCCAATTGCGCAACCCTGGAGCTTTATGATGGACATTCGTGTCTTATTATTCAGCTAAATCGTTTACCCAAGTTTTATGGTTCGACTCCATTGACTGACTCTGTTTACAGACGTCTGCTTAAATTTCTTCGTCAACCAAATGTTACCTTTGTGGGAGTTGGTATAAAAAACAATTTGGCTAAGTTAGAGAAGCACTATGGGTTAGGAATCCGTAATGCAGTCGAACTTGGACCGTTAGCTGCTGCTGCCATGAGGATGCCACGATTGAGTTATTGCGGAGTCGACGAGTTAGCTTTTGTTCTTCATGGATTTCATCTCGGAGAGCATAGACCTTCAACAGAGGACTGTGACTGGGCTAGTAGTCCCCTCAGCAAAGAGCTTGCTCAAGTTGCTACTGTTAATGTTTACTCTTATTACAAAATAGGTAGCACATTGCTTCAATCTAATGATGTAGGCAGTGATGATACAGTCCTTGT